GTTgattttttgccatttatttttcttgacGTTAGTATTTGTTTTACGAGTATTTTTAGTCTTAccatatttttccattaataATAGGACGCATTTcctgaatttgatgatgattatttatcaGCATCGGATATTGATTTTctcgattatgatgacgacgacgatgatgatgattggcaaTATCATTTGTAATTATCCGAGAACAAATGCGGTTAACCATCAAATGGATTCTCatcataaatgataatttctttCATCAATACCTCTAGCCAATTTTAGGGTGGAATGTGTTCGTCAGAATTATACTAGAGATAATCTTAATATTTATcctcattaaaaaaaaaatcaatcaaaaaacaaaaaaacaaagcgCATTCGTctaaatcataatcattttcatttcatttttgtgttgtttcatttcacgattcaatttcattcctAAATTAAGCAATATTGTGATAGTGAATCTTGTAGACGAGcgctcattcattcacacttacatacatacatacatacatactaCTCTATTCACACGCAATTAGACCACctcaaaaagaaatttatccgtaaaattttttttgtgatatctcttaatttcatttaaaattgtcccctttgttttcaatgaatcatcattcaaattatctttttcattgtgtgtgtagctttggaaacaaaaacaaaaaaaaaacaaaattgaggatttcaataataaagtttttattttatttctttgaaATCTTtcagtgagaaaaaaaatgaattaaaatttaaaaaacagTTACGATTacgatgatttgaaaaaaaagaatattttttgtttcataaatcatttcagttaataaaaatgataataattagcTTATAATGAATTGTATATGCTAATTGTATAGATAAAATATGTCcgaaatcaataaaataaatgacatttatgataatgatggataGGAAAAAAGTGgatctgtctgtgtgtatgtgcgtGAATAAGTGAACACTTCAATCATGATATTGTGTCAAATCGATTGTATAGATTTGACTAATGGTACAATCTCCTGGTGCTGATGCCACAccaaccaatgatgatgcatgACCATAAAATTCTTCTTTCAACGATATGACAAtacattgaaatgatgaatcggTTTTTTCACGAATAAATCGAGCAACTTTACTAATATTTGTATTATCCAAAGCTGCATCTACTTCAtcgagaataaaaaatggtGCTGGTTTATATGAATGTATGGCAAATAATAATGCCAATGCTGCAACCGTTTTTTCGCCACCAGATAAATTTGACATGGGTTGAAAACGTTTTCCTGGAGCTACACAATTATAGTTAATGCCTTCCAGATATGGTTCTTCAGGATTTTCGGGCACCAAAAATGCCTGAGCTGATGCATTGTTGGTCAGAGATTTGTAAATGGAATCGACACGTTGTGCGACACTTTCGAAACACATGGTGAAATCTTTTAGTCTTGCTCGTTTCACTTCTTCGAATGCTAATTTAGCTTTTTTCGATGCTATCCTCAGGTTGTTCACTTCATTGTCCGTTTCTTTTAATCTATCTTTGACATCTtctaatcgatcgatcgcCCTAAGATTTGGTGCTTGAATTTTCTGCAGAATGTCCAACTTTTGATTAATTTCCTGTTGTAATTCGGCCTCTTTCTTTTTAATCTGATCTGGTTCGCAAATGTTTTTGAGAGAATTTTTAAGCTGTGAAAAATCTGGCTTAATATTAGCATCATTTTCATAGTTTCGTTGAGTGGAtggaccatcatcatcatcatcgtcatccaTATCTTGAGACCCAATACCATTTTCAACGCCATTTGATCGTTGTGATCCAACGGTCATTTCATGCAATGTTCCAGATACCAAAGGAAGATTGATACATTCCATTTTACAATGCGTCAGCACAGAATGTCTATCAGATTTTCGTGATTCAAGTTTACATTCGATCGTCATCAATGATTTCTGTGAACTAGATAATTCTCGTTGGACCGACGATAGTCCTCGCTTAATTTCAGTGATTTCATCTTCAACCGAATCACATTCggtttttttcgaaattttatcattcttAAGCTGTTCAACTTTTTTCATCTCCTCTTCTATAGCTTGCATTTCACGTTTTTCAGTTTCACGGgccttcaaaaaaaaaaaaattgaaaattaattttttctattataaaaaaatcaattaaaatctTTTAAACCTTACCATTTCGAGATTATTCTCTTCCTCTGCAACGACACGTTCCCAACGTTTGACATTTTCATGGGTATCTTTACTTCTCTCATAAGCCAATCTAGatgtaattgaatttttttcattttcaatctgCAATCGAATCCGTTCATTTTCTTGTGCAGCCATATTTTGTCGCTCTTCATATTGGCGAATATTTTCCACACCAAGTGTAACACAAAAAtcttcaaaaattttatcctCAACAGTATTCATCTGTTGTCGTAGTTGTTTGATTAAAACATCTCTTTCGGTCATTCGATCTTGAATTTCTTTCAGTATTGGTTCAAAACTGCCCAAACTATCTCTATTTGATTGTATTTCTTTGGTTATTTCTTCATTATTCTTTTCTGTtgtaattttatcattacgAGAATATTTGATTCGAGTATCCAGACCTTTAATCTGGCTGGCTAATGTCATCAATTCACTTTCTTTACGCATACGTTTCATTTGTTCTTTCAATTCTTCGGAAAGTTTTTCCTTCTGATATTTTAATGCAtgtaattctttttcatcccAACGACGTGCTCGTTTTTCCAGGTCAGCACTACCACCGGAAATGAAACCacatttttgataaaatgtACCATCCAATGATACAGCATCATAACGTTGACCATCACCAAGATCGAATGCAACCAAATTTGCATCTTCAGCTGTTTCACAAACAAGAGCATTATTGGTTGCATACAATACTGCTTTTTTAATGGCTGGTGGATCATATTTAATTACGTCATATAAAAGTTTCACGCCTTTTGGATATTGTATATTACGCAATCTTTCTTTGACAGCTTTTACTTCAATATAATCCAATGGTAGAAATGTTTCTGGTTCCAACATTTGTTCTTTCAGATATTGGATACATGATCGACCCGTTTTTTCCGTATCGACAACGATAGCATTCATATTTTTACCCATCACTTTGGTGACGGCAATATTATATCGTTTATGAATCGGTTTGCAAAGATTCAATAGACGATCATAGACACCTGGATATAATTTCTTTAGATTTTCAACAACTTCTGCTTTTTTGTTTCGCCGTTCTGTTTCGTGTCGATCAACTTTTGCATCACCCAGCTCTTTATTAATCTCTTCCAGTCGAGAGGTGATTTTTTCCACTTGTTCTTTGGCTGCATTTACAACCTCTTCGATTTCTGCTTTTTTCTTAATTAATTCTTGTAGCTGTTGTTCGGAGGATTCAGTGTTATCTTTAAGTTTTTCAATACGTTTATTATTCTCTTCATAATTTACGGTCAACAATTGAATCCTTGATTCGATGGCATTCTTTTTACGCATCTCTGAATCATAACGATCCTGATCGGCTTTCTGTTCTCGTTCATAAGAATCTAGATCTTTCATATATTTAGCCGTCAATTTTGTCACTTCTTCCTTCAATCGATTATATTCTTTTCGTTGTGATTCTTCTAATTCTACATTCACTTTaaacatttctttttctttttcaactTTAGCTTCAAATTCCTCTTGTTTTTCGACAATTTTTGCCAACTCTTCTTCGAATTCTCTGATGGTATTCTGATGATTTGCATGAGCTTTTGAGGCTGCAGCTCTAGATTTTTTAGCTGTTTCCAGTTTCTTTTCAATATGTGCAGCATTCTCTTTTGCTTTAATGTAAGTCGGTCGTTTTTTATTcagattcaattcaacatcTCGAATTCGTTTGTCAATATTTTGCAAATCTTTGGTTATTTTGGCCAGATTTGATCGTTTTTCACGAATATCagtatcaattttttcttttgattttagatacttttccatttctttACGTTTACGTTCCATTTCGTCATTAAGTTGATCGATATCTTGTTGAATATTGTAcaatttaaataattgaaGTTCATTTTGAACACGGCTTAATTCTTCTTTAAGATTTTGGTATTTTTTAGCTTCATTAATTTCGCCTTGTGCTTCTTTCTTTTCGGCTGTAATACCTTTCTTTTTCATGTACATGTGATGTAGTTCTTCTTCCGATCGATCCATCATgacttttttatttacataTTCATCTTTGTATTCATTACTACGGGATATTTCTTCAAAAAGTGATG
This window of the Dermatophagoides farinae isolate YC_2012a chromosome 3, ASM2471394v1, whole genome shotgun sequence genome carries:
- the SMC1 gene encoding structural maintenance of chromosomes 1 codes for the protein MPGILEYLMVENFKSYNGLQKIGPLKKFTAIIGPNGSGKSNFMDAISFVLGEKTANLRVKKLSELIHGASIGRPVSNNASVTLVYKDIDTGRITNFTRLVQGSSSEYRVDDNSVSKQDYAELLEKLGINIKARNFLVYQGAVESIAMKNPKEITSLFEEISRSNEYKDEYVNKKVMMDRSEEELHHMYMKKKGITAEKKEAQGEINEAKKYQNLKEELSRVQNELQLFKLYNIQQDIDQLNDEMERKRKEMEKYLKSKEKIDTDIREKRSNLAKITKDLQNIDKRIRDVELNLNKKRPTYIKAKENAAHIEKKLETAKKSRAAASKAHANHQNTIREFEEELAKIVEKQEEFEAKVEKEKEMFKVNVELEESQRKEYNRLKEEVTKLTAKYMKDLDSYEREQKADQDRYDSEMRKKNAIESRIQLLTVNYEENNKRIEKLKDNTESSEQQLQELIKKKAEIEEVVNAAKEQVEKITSRLEEINKELGDAKVDRHETERRNKKAEVVENLKKLYPGVYDRLLNLCKPIHKRYNIAVTKVMGKNMNAIVVDTEKTGRSCIQYLKEQMLEPETFLPLDYIEVKAVKERLRNIQYPKGVKLLYDVIKYDPPAIKKAVLYATNNALVCETAEDANLVAFDLGDGQRYDAVSLDGTFYQKCGFISGGSADLEKRARRWDEKELHALKYQKEKLSEELKEQMKRMRKESELMTLASQIKGLDTRIKYSRNDKITTEKNNEEITKEIQSNRDSLGSFEPILKEIQDRMTERDVLIKQLRQQMNTVEDKIFEDFCVTLGVENIRQYEERQNMAAQENERIRLQIENEKNSITSRLAYERSKDTHENVKRWERVVAEEENNLEMARETEKREMQAIEEEMKKVEQLKNDKISKKTECDSVEDEITEIKRGLSSVQRELSSSQKSLMTIECKLESRKSDRHSVLTHCKMECINLPLVSGTLHEMTVGSQRSNGVENGIGSQDMDDDDDDDGPSTQRNYENDANIKPDFSQLKNSLKNICEPDQIKKKEAELQQEINQKLDILQKIQAPNLRAIDRLEDVKDRLKETDNEVNNLRIASKKAKLAFEEVKRARLKDFTMCFESVAQRVDSIYKSLTNNASAQAFLVPENPEEPYLEGINYNCVAPGKRFQPMSNLSGGEKTVAALALLFAIHSYKPAPFFILDEVDAALDNTNISKVARFIREKTDSSFQCIVISLKEEFYGHASSLVGVASAPGDCTISQIYTIDLTQYHD